The genomic stretch ACATTTCAAAAAAATGCAGGGGGTCCGGGCTGGGGCTCGCGATAACACGGGGAATACTATCCCAGCATAAGGGCGAAATATGGGCAGAATCGGAACTTGGGCGCGGAAGCACATTTATTTTTACGCTGCCTGCAAATAATTAACTTATGAACGAAAAAATACTTGTAGTTGACGACGAAGAAAATATAGTTGACCTCATAAACGCGACTCTGTCCGCGGGGGGTTATTATGTAATCACCGCTTCCGATGGAAAAGACGGCCTGGAAAAAGCCGTTAAGGAGCGCCCCGATCTCATCCTCATGGACGTCCGTATGCCGGTTATGGACGGATTTACGGCCTGTAAAAATATACGAGCTAATCCCGTGACAGCGAAGATCCCGGTTATCTTCCTTACCGCCTCAACACAAAAAGGGGCTAACGAGAATGCCCAAAAATCCGGCGCCGACCACTTCCTGACTAAACCGTTTGACCCTATTGAGCTCACGGAATTCATAGACACTATACTGCATAAACCTTTAGTTAAAAATAAACTCCTGATCATTGATGACGACCCCTCCATCCGTGAAGCGGTTAAAATTTATTTTGAGCATTCGGGGTTTGAGATCATTACAGCCGCAAACAGCGATGAAGCGATGAAAACCATACATTATACCCCGCCGGCGATTATTATTTCGGACATACTGATGCCCGGCATTGACGGATACCAGCTATGCAAAAAACTCAAAGACTCTGCCGAAACAGAGAATATTCCCTTGATACTCCTGACATCC from Candidatus Omnitrophota bacterium encodes the following:
- a CDS encoding cell wall metabolism sensor histidine kinase WalK, whose translation is ISKKCRGSGLGLAITRGILSQHKGEIWAESELGRGSTFIFTLPANN
- a CDS encoding response regulator translates to MNEKILVVDDEENIVDLINATLSAGGYYVITASDGKDGLEKAVKERPDLILMDVRMPVMDGFTACKNIRANPVTAKIPVIFLTASTQKGANENAQKSGADHFLTKPFDPIELTEFIDTILHKPLVKNKLLIIDDDPSIREAVKIYFEHSGFEIITAANSDEAMKTIHYTPPAIIISDILMPGIDGYQLCKKLKDSAETENIPLILLTSRSNAMDELKGFESGADSYVAKPFDLQYLGEEVNRLLKKELLKNDKTK